Genomic DNA from Oncorhynchus mykiss isolate Arlee chromosome 2, USDA_OmykA_1.1, whole genome shotgun sequence:
cacaTGATTAAATATGACTAAATGGTTCAATGAAATAAGTATTTAATGTATTCAATAATATGTATAACTCTTACAAGTTACTTGAGAGTCCATATATTTGGAAGAGCATCTGTTGATCTGTCAGTAAATAGAATAAGGAGAGCTTTAATTCCATCAGTAAATAAAGAGAACGACAAAGGGGAAAATCACTTTCCCTCTCACTTCTCGGGTGCAATTTACTCTATGTACAAAACAACATCCTAGAGGAACCCTGTTAAAAAAATTATATACGTATGCACAGTAGATCTGAAAGAACTTGATACAGTAGGTAACAACAATAAGGTTGTAGCACCACTTTTCCCTCTCATAGGCTAGGTCCATAGATTGCTGCATTGCTCATACCTATTCAGtcctttcagatctacacaaCAAGTGTATCGAAGGCCAGGGGCTAGGGGCTGCTTCTGGCCTAGGTCTCTCAGGTGATGGAAACTTCCCTGACACGGGGTTTGTCGGTGGGCTGTAAGCTATCTTCCCCTACCAGGGCTAAAACCAGTGGTGACAGGGACTCATGTTCCTCTCAGGTTGCTCTGCATCATTCTTACCCCCACAGCAGGCTCCCCGGATCGGGGTGTGAGGGTCAGAGGCAGGGGCTGGAGGTATTGGTGGAGGTTTGAGGGGAACGATGGGACGAGGTCtccctctactgctgctgctgatgtCTAATGTGGCTTTTAGCTTTTAGCAACACTTTACATGACATAGCAATTAACCATTAGCAAAGGGTAAATACAATGTAGCCTAATCAGCTATTTAATGATGTTGTAtcagatacagtatgtaaatacaAGTTACAGAATGCTTGCCACTTTATCCCGTTTTCTCAGTTCACATCTGTCCAGACAGAATGGAATTGTATTGACTTTCTGAAATGTGAAAAATATGTGATAAAAGTAAACGTTGAACATGCATCAGGCCTATATCGTCTTAGAACTCATTGAAAAGCAATGAGGAAATGAGATGAGGACAATTTTTCAGGAATTGGCAGAAttcaaatggaattgaccccaaccctggtaatCAGTGTAACGAATCATGTAAAGAAGTAAACAGTTGTCTGTTGGACTAGGAGGGCTTGCAGGACTTGAGGTATCAGCATATAGCGATTTTAGGGGGGAAGGGAGACTGTCATCCcaacacatttttatttgacatttgagtcatttagtagaccctcttatccagagtggcttacagttagtgcattcatgaTAGCTAGATGGGACAACCACATTTTTCAGTAGAGTCAGAGCCATTACACCAAGAGATCCCAACCTCTCTTGACGAGGTCCTAGGGGTTGGCTTATGGTCGCTTCACTACCCCCTTCCTGGTTACAAGAAACGCAGGTGTGAGTGCCCATGTCTACCGCTAGGGGGGGGGGTCAGCACAGGGATCTCGACACAAATCAGCCTTGCAAGTCAGTCAATACAACTATCTACTGTCAATACACTTCTGAATGCATGTAAAATGGCTGTTTTACAAATTATTTGAGATTAAATTTACAGAGAACAAATAACTAAACATttgaattgaaatgaaatgtttttgaatgtcattgtaggatacactttttttttttacaagatatGTTGAACATTTGCCTTGGTAAATCATTACAAGCAAACTACTAAAGATTTCTCCTCAAATCTATCGCCATTCAGTTTTTTTCACCAAGTCAAACAACAAGTTAAAATATTCATCATCAAGTAACTAAAAAATGTACTATCACCACATACTGTATTAGGTCTCATCCATATGTATGGGCTTTCTGACTAATTTGTTTAAGAGCAACAAGTCATTTGGCAACAGATTCTAGTGAAAACACATTTTGCGCTCTTGGTAGTTGTTGCCCCGggccacagatctaggatcagattgcTCTACCCAATCGTAACCTCTGCTGGGATAGCTAAATACTGGACCCTGTTTTAGTGGTTATGAGGAGCAATGTGGGAACATTTTTACATCCAGCTTACCACAGGAGCTGGACATTAAAAAAATACCCACTATAGAGAATGTTTGCTGCTCCCAGTGAGTGGACCTGGGCCTTGTTCGAATACTTAAAAAATGCGTTCCTCCTAAGTAATCACAGATTTGACACCATTGGAAAGGAGAAAGTAAGGGTTCTACCACACAGCTTCCACCAATCCACATTATGTCAGAGTAGTGATTTACTTTAAGAAAAGTAGGAAGGAAGGACACATTTTTAAAGTACAGGGCCATTGTCTTTTCAAACAGGGCTATTGTCTTTTCTCCACAGGCTTTTACAGACAGCAATCACAGTAAGACAAAACAAGCAGAAATTCCTATCACAGCCACTAGGTGTCAGTCTAAAGATGTGTACATGGGATTCTAACCCACTATTGGATTCTAACCCACTATCACTGGGAATCCTCTGACTCATTGTTCTAGTGAATTAGTGAATTTGGTTCAATAGATTGAGCCAACTGGAGTTAGCCTTTAGATATTTAGAGAACATAGGGGTTGTCTTCTGATTTCCCACACTACCTGTTTGCTCTCCCTAATGGAtataaaagcattggattggtgtttACATGGGCTAGAAGGAGTTTCCACTCTATTTCTTACACCAATCCATGGGGGAGTAAATTGAGAGAAGGGAAAATGGAACACAACCTAGGACTTAAGGACCTGATTGACAGGTAGTATATATGTCATTGGCCTATTCCTAttccttttttaaaattgtatttatataacctttatttaacttggcaagtcagttaagagcacattcttctttacaattttactaggcaagtcagttaagaactaattcttattttcaatgacagcctaggaactgccttgttcaggggcagaacgacagatttgtaccatgtcagctcagggatttgaacttgcaacctttcggttactaaccACTGCTGCAACAATGACAATGATGGCCTACGGGACTCctaatcacagctggttgtgactcctaatcacagctggttgtgatacagcctggaatcgaaccaggggctgtagtgacacctctagcactgagatgcagtggcttagaccactgcgccactccggagccttgttcaggggcagaacgacagatttgtaccatgtcagctcagggatttgaacttgcaacctttcggttactagccctcTAACCACTGCTGCCACAATGACAATGATGGCCTACGGGACTCctaatcacagctggttgtgatacagcctggaatcgaaccaggggctgtagtgacacctctagcactgagatgcagtggcttagaccactgcgccactccggAGCCCAGTGAGTAATAGCCACTGGGGAAACCAGTCTCAAAGGAAGAAtacctcctcccatcctctcccctcctatcctccactcccctccttaTTGTACTTGATggatccccttctctctctctctctctcgctcctgttTGGGAACGTACACCCTTTACTCATCCCCAACCAACGGCACCAATGGCAATGACATCATCAAAATATGATGCAGAAAGCTGGTGTCATCAGAGCCATATACATCTCTATATGACTCTGAATTACATATCAGTCTGTGACGTATTaccttgtcagaaaatgttacccatctaccaaatgAGAATTATTTCAAGCAAATTATTGCAAACGGACTTAAACTTAGTCCTTAGTCTAGTTGCATGACAATTATTACAGTTAATAATTATATTATAATAAGTAAGTACTCATGTTTTGCAGTTATTAGTACTTCAAGATTTTCAATGATGTTATCCACTTATTCAGCACACTTTGGGGAGAATATTATGAATGTGGTTTTGTTATGTCCATACACTTTAACTTGCCTGTATTGAAACAATTATGGATGTAAaatatgcatatttatttatttatttatttatttatatataaggCATTGCTGAACCTTTCAGGCATCATTGATTGCACCTGTAATGTCACATAATTTCAATGTTTTGATATACATTTGATGTTAAACCAACAACTTGTGATAAAATAAATGGATGTTTAGAATTAAATATTTATGTTGAAATATTCCTAAAAAATCTATTAGAAAAGTTTGGTATAATATTCCAAAATGACATCAGCCGTCAGCCAAGTTTTCCCTTTGATGGCTGTTAAGATGATTATTTAGAAGGGTAGAATCATCAGAGAACACAGACAGAACATTATAATCATGCACAACCAAAAGGAACTTGTTTAAGAGTCATTGCCATAGTAGAGCCGTAGGCACAGTGCAGATACAATAATCAATGAATTTGTTGCGCAGCTTGTCATAAATTGCTGTGTGATAAAACCTGTGGAACTAGGCtggaaaaagaagaagaagctcTTTCTGATCGATGTGCaatattacattttgaatgagtTTGGGTTGCCCTCTGATAACAACAACAATTCAATTTTTTTCCTGAGGGAACTTCACTTGCCATTGAAATGAAATTgaatgaatttaaaatgaattatttAAATGAATTATATGAATTATTTCAGCTAATTGAGCAAAATACAGACCTAGTCCATTGTGCAGATCAAATCTTCCTGTTCAACCACAAGCACCAGGTCCTTCCCTTTACTAGAGTTAGTTCATAGATTCACAGGTGATAACAAAGTCCACTTTCACATTGCAGAGctccgtgtctctctgtctctgcttttttTCTGACCTCTGCACCACTGGCCAATGGCTCCCACAGTGTCAATGTCAGTTCCATGTCACGAGCTAAGTCAACAGACCTCTTGGCAGCATCCACCTATAGAAGGAAACTACAGGTGCTTTTTAAACCTGCTGCCTCAAGTGACTGCGGTATTGTTCACTTCCATCGCCGCCTGACATTTACATATGCTTGTAAAAAAGTAGCCATTGTACACTCCATTTGCAGCCTACTCTCTCATTTATCCTTTACAATAAAGAATTAAGTGTCTCACTTGGCCAATTGAGATGTCTCAATTTGCCAGTATTGACTGAAAAAAAATGTGGTCTtaggacaatttatgtttgaagAAGAGTCATCCGGTCTGTgttaaattgttattttattttgtttagtgtattAGAGTTCTTAAGCTATTTAGAATGGTATCATGTTGGGGGTTGAGACAATGGGATGATTCTGTAAGGTGTTCCAGGAAGCTCATTTTCAGGAAGAGTCCCACTTTACCAACACTAACACTAAATGTGGAAAATGACTATGGAATTGTTCCATATTGGATGActgaatctctctctccgtctctctgtctctgtctctgtctctctctgtcacacacacacacacacacgcgcgcgcgcgcactctctttcgctctctctcttgcacttTTCCGTAGAGTGTCGTTGGACCACTTATCTTGACCGCGAGCCCTCTCGGTCGGTTCAGACATGCGCGGGGAGTGGGCATGGAGAAGGGGGGGAGGTAAGGGGCGGGTTTTGGTATATAATACTTCTCCCTGAGAACTTTTGCCTGTCGCCTGGTCTTTGGGACAGCCTCTCACTCAACATCTCTATAGCCCTCACCAACTGGGAAACTAACTCAACTGCAACCTCTCCAACCAAATAACGCTCAACGTTAGATTACTGCCAATTGACATGGAAACCCAGAAAAGACACGAATACCACTCAGTTTGCCACACCTGCCGGAGAACGGAAAACACAAGAATGAAGGTAATCTATGGAGACCCAACACTTCTTGCTCTTCTGCTTTTTTTATGCAAGTAAAACAATAATTATTTCTACATTGCAAAAACATGCGTAATCGAATACGCTGGCTGGGACAACTTCTCGGGGCTTTTACCCtagcttgttttttttgttgtgtttgcGCGTTTTGGTGAGAAGGGACAATTTGAGAACACGGTGAAATATAAATAACTTGACGAGGTGAGAATGTTGAAGGTGCAGATATTGAGATGGGTTGATTCTTGCATTTAGCTACCTTTCAGTCGGCTACAATACCGTAACTTTTAAGATCCTTACTCTGGGCACTGTTGTGCCGAAACATGATCTTCTCCACTCGCATCTTGTTAGTGCGTCCCTTTGCTGAACTCGGGACAAACAGGAGAGACCTCAAAGACCGCTAGGGGGCGAGTCCTGCGGGTGATAGAGCTCAATCTCCCTGTTACCAGAGGGTGAGCTAGGGGGAATATATGCTGAGTATGGGGATTGAGATGGTTGCCGATTGAATAGCATGTCTTGCAACTTGTTGAGCCGGTTGTGTAAGAGGTCAGCAGAGATATGGTATCTTTTCCCACAGAATAAGCAACTCTTAGAGTTGCAATAGGGCGATAGCTGATCACTGCGTAAAGTACAGCTCAAATACAAAGTAGCACATAATTAAAATGTTTAATTGCGCCAGACTTTTAACTGTAAAAAATAATCATTTTCTTTTACGCATCATATTGGATACATTTCAAGACGCCGTATGTTATTTGTGAGGGTCGTTTATGCAAGATATTGATTAGAAGCTTATTATCTGACTTTTGGGTTTTGATTCTGAAAGGTATATATTTAACCTACACGTCTGAACAGTGGCTATGGAAGGCACCACCAATTAGCCTGCCCGTTTGTATTGTATGCAGTGAATGTTTGATTTGAGATGTGTTATGTTCTCTCCTCAGGTCAAGATGATGTCTTCGTCAAATCGAGTACTGGTCATTGCGCTGGCACTTACTCTGTACATCGTTGAAGTGGCTTCGGCAGAAACGCTATGTGGAGGAGAACTGGTGGACGCGCTGCAGTTCGTCTGTGAAGATAGAGGATTCTATTTCAGTAGGTTCCACTTATACCCGCTGTAACTTTTATTTCATTGTGTTTCCCCTTTTATTTTCTTCTGGCTTTCCCAACTACATTGACTGTCTCTCGCTCTCGTGTTTCTGTACTGAGAGCACATCTTTgtgtctgtcactgtgtgtggTATGCTTGTGTtcactctctttcacacacacacacacacacacacacacacacacacacacacacacacacacacacacacacacacaaccagctgTGTTTCGCTGCGATGTGTCTGAAGACGAAAGCCTTTGCGATACTACTGAGTGGACGCATTCTGTTGCTGTAGCCTACCTCAGATTGCATATGAAAGGGCGGCGAGCAGGGAAGGCACACACAACTCAATGCGACACAATGGGCCACTTGTTTACCACACATTCCGTGGGGGAAAGTAATAGCACCCAAGAGGCATACCAGTCACCTCACCACGAATGTTCCCAGGCTATAGGCAACCACACTGCGTTTGATCTAGATTTGAAGGATTCAATTATTTCGGTTGAGGGAGGATTACTACGGTACTATTATTAATAGCCCTGTCATTGCTCTTCTAGTAGACTTCATCTAGACGATAGCATATAGTAACAATGATGTGATTGTTATTATTAGCTGACCTAAAATGAATTTTTACAATAACTTGTACATGCAGTTATCAGTATGTAGAACTGAGACggttcctgtcctctcttctccgtcttctcctctccccctgacacAGACAGCAAAAACTAAAGGTGGACAATTTcacttttaaaaaaatatatttgtctcTCCCACCCAATGGCATTGACAAAAAATCTTTGTGCTGCTGCTTGCTAAGAGAGGTCATTATCCAATTTGGGCCGACATagatgccccccccctcccccctctggttcaccctttccttttctctcctgttcctctcttcctgcaATGAAACACTGGTCTGGCCTCTCCTGAGGTTTCTCCAACATTGTGTAGGGGTTGAAGAAGGACTTCAAAACAAGGCCGTTATTGATCATGGATAGTACTCCCCTGTGCCACGTCTTACttaaccctccacctctctccctcttctcatacccccacccccctttctgtctctcttttctcatacCTTTCTCCCTCATATCTTCTCATTCACTCTTTTCCTTTCTGCCTCCCTTGCATGATCTACCTCTTTGCCGATAGATAATGCAAGGCACTCACACTCTCAATGTCTTTAGgtgtgtttctctccattctaTTTCTTCCTCTCGtcttctgttcctctccctctatctctctatcagcGTTCCCCCTGTCTTTCCCCAGCCATtcagatgtactgtatgtggactccccctccccctttccctctgcTGAGTTGGCAAGGGATAAGGTCAAAGGAGAGTGTCCATGTTGTGTGTTTACTCACCCAAATAGTGAGGGTTTCAGATCTATGTGTCTCTTTGTCTGTATTtggctatgtgtgtctctctctctccttggctGTGTGAGTATGTGCTTGGCGGTGTGTCTCTCGTCTCTGTGCTCGGTTATGTCTCTCTGTGCTTGGCTGTGTTGCGTCTGCATATTCTCCAGTGTGTAAGGAGTATTTACCCACTAAAGGACTTCTGGATGGCTTAATTAAATACCATAACAAGATGACCACTTCCAAAAacaaacacaccaacaaacaaacatCAACTTTTGTCAGAGTTGGGCTCAGATAGCCTTTTATCCTGTGTTTGGTCAAAGTGAAGTGGGCCAATTGGATCTGTCAATTGCGGGGAAACATTATGGATTTGATGGATTTGGCCAAACTGCCAACGCTGCTATCTTGATTCACTTTCATTGTAATTGAGTTACaagtctctcctctcctaatgatctcactctcccttcctctctctttctacaggTAGGCCAACCAGCAGGTCTAACAGCAGACGCTCCCAGAACCGTGGTATCGTGGAGGAGTGTTGTTTCCGTAGCTGTGACCTCAACCTGTTGGAGCAGTACTGTGCCAAACCTGCCAAGTCAGAGAGGGACGTGTCGGCCACCTCTCTACAGATCATTCCCATGGTGCCCACAATCAAACAGGTACGGCCTGTATGGGAAAATCAGGAAACCAGCCCTACCTGTC
This window encodes:
- the igf2b gene encoding insulin-like growth factor II precursor, which encodes METQKRHEYHSVCHTCRRTENTRMKVKMMSSSNRVLVIALALTLYIVEVASAETLCGGELVDALQFVCEDRGFYFSRPTSRSNSRRSQNRGIVEECCFRSCDLNLLEQYCAKPAKSERDVSATSLQIIPMVPTIKQDVPRKHVTVKYSKYEAWQRKAAQRLRRGVPAILRARKFRRQAVKIKAQEQAMFHRPLITLPSKLPPVLPPTDNYVSHN